In Streptomyces dangxiongensis, one DNA window encodes the following:
- a CDS encoding MBL fold metallo-hydrolase, with the protein MTYSGEVKVGGPADVHELKDLMITKIAVGPMDNNAYLLRCRATDEQLLIDAANEAERLLSMIGDDGIASVVTTHQHGDHWQALAGVVAGTGARTYAGRDDAPGIPVPTDVLVDDGDVIRVGQVQLTARHLVGHTPGSIALIYDDPHGHPHVFTGDCLFPGGVGNTRKDPQAFASLIHDVETKIFGALPDETWVYPGHGDDTTLGTERPHLPEWHARGW; encoded by the coding sequence ATGACGTACTCCGGAGAGGTCAAGGTCGGCGGACCGGCGGACGTGCACGAGCTGAAGGACCTGATGATCACCAAGATCGCGGTCGGCCCGATGGACAACAACGCCTATCTGCTGCGCTGCCGGGCCACCGACGAGCAGCTTCTGATCGATGCCGCCAACGAGGCGGAGAGGCTCCTGTCCATGATCGGTGACGACGGCATCGCGTCCGTCGTCACCACACATCAGCACGGCGACCACTGGCAGGCGCTCGCCGGGGTCGTCGCCGGCACGGGCGCGCGCACGTATGCCGGCCGCGACGACGCCCCCGGCATCCCGGTGCCCACCGATGTCCTCGTCGACGACGGCGACGTCATCCGGGTGGGCCAGGTGCAGCTCACCGCGCGTCACCTGGTCGGGCACACCCCCGGTTCCATCGCGTTGATCTACGACGACCCGCACGGCCACCCGCACGTCTTCACCGGCGACTGCCTCTTCCCCGGCGGGGTCGGCAACACGCGCAAGGATCCGCAGGCGTTCGCCAGCCTGATCCACGACGTGGAGACGAAGATCTTCGGCGCACTGCCGGACGAGACGTGGGTCTACCCCGGGCACGGCGACGACACCACGCTGGGCACGGAACGGCCGCACCTGCCGGAGTGGCACGCGCGCGGGTGGTGA